Within the Candidatus Zixiibacteriota bacterium genome, the region TTGGCACCAACGTCATCACCGGCACGGATCCGAAGAAATTTACCGAGGCCGCTCTTGCGGCTATCGACGGCAATGGCAAGAAAGGCAGCATCCCCGATTTGTGGGACGGTAGGACAGCGGGCAGGATTGTTGATGTCTTACTGGAGAAAATAAACTAAGCCGATCGCAATAAAAAATCGGTATCGAGATCACAAATGTTCCGAGTGGCACTGGCCGACTGGCTGAAAAGACATCCTTCGATCAGAAAGACAGCGGGTCGCCTGATGGCGGCTTTGCCCCCATCCGTGAAAATGGGCAAGCAGTTCTGGTACTGGTACTCCTTTTACCGGCAATCAGAAAGCTGGTCGCCTCAGCGGATGCGGGAGCACCAACTGGAATCGCTCAGGAATCTGCTGAGGCGGCTTTCCGACCACAGTTTTTTTTACCGCGAGCGCCTCAGCTGCGTCGATATCGAACATCTGGATAATCTCGACGACTATGCCCACCTGGTGAGTACTACCAGCAGAAGTGAGTTTGCTGATAATTACGACAAAATCCTGTCGGATGATTACAGGTCTCATAGTCTCTCGCGTTCGCAGACCTCCGGTACGACCGGCAAAGCGCTGCAGTTTTATCACACCACCGAGGATCAAGCGAGGGAATGGGCAGCCATTTGTCATCAGTGGAGCCGTGTCGGATACCAGCCGGGAAAATCCCGGCGGGTGGAGTTTCGCGGATTGACATCGCCGGGAAGCCTCGTCGACTATTTCCCGGAACGAAACATGATCCGCTGTTCCATTCTCAACCTGAAACCGGATAATGTAAGACATTATGCCGGCGTCATCGGCAGGCACAAATCTCAATTCTACCATGGCTATCCTTCGGCTTTGCATCTTCTGGCTCAGACCATAGTCGCTGAAAATATCGCCTTCCCTCAACCCGAGGCGGTCCTGCTCGCGTCTGAAGAAATCTACCCGTGGCAGCTTCAATCTATCCAACAGGCGTTTCCGAAGGCAAAGCTGTTCGCGCACTACGGCTGCGCCGAGAGGACCGTCCTCGCCGGATGGTGCGAACATCGCAGGGAATATCACGTCCTGCCGCAATACTCACTGGTAGAGATTGACCCGGAAAGTTCCGAGATAATCGGGACCAATCTCTACAACCACATCAACGGTTTCGTGCGCTATCGCATGACCGACACCGTCATGAATTCCGACTTCGAACCGTGCCCTGATTGCGGCCGTCCTTATCTGCCCAGATTAATAGACCTGGGGGGAAGATCCGAAGACTACCTGTACAGTGTTGAAAAGGGATGGATCCCTCCCGCCATTGTCACCTACCCGTTGAAGAGTCTGAAGGCCATCAAGGAGGTTCAATTCGTTCAGGATCAGCGGGAGGCCGTGGTTATGAAGTACATTTGCCACCATCGTAAAGATGACGCCCGGTTGAAGACAGAGCTCGACAAAATCCGGGTCGGGTTGCATGGATTGTTCGGCAACAGCACCTCCTTCAAGTTTGAGCTTTCCGATGATTTCCCGCGAAGCAAGTCGGGCAAGTTCAAATGGATCGTGTGTAAATTGGATGGTGGACCGTCGATACGCGATGGGAAAAAGGAGCATCCCTAGTATGAGTGCAGCAGTATGAATAGTTTGAAGCTATTGTCCGTAGGGGACATTCTCCTGCAAACCAGAAATGACCGACATCCCTTTGAACGTGTGGCCCCACTCCTTGCGGACAAAGACGTTCTTCTCGGTAACCTCGAGGTCGCATTGACCGGCAGCGCACTTGCGGCGGAAAAATCGGTTCCGCTGGTCGGTCATCCTGAACATGTCAAGTATCTCAGAGAAGCCGGCTTTGACATCTTAAGTGTGGCCAACAATCACATTCTCGATGCTGGTGTGGAGGGATTTAACGATACACTGGCGACACTTGCCGACAACGGCATTCGCATCATAGGAGGCGCAAACAGGAAGTTTCCGCAATCGGATTGCACATTAGACAGCAACGGCATCAGACTGGGATTTCTGGCATACTACATTCACGGGCGGACCGTTGAGAGCAGTGGCATAGTCATCAACCGGCTCGAAGAAAGAGCGGCGGTCGCGGATATCAGGCGACTGAAACAGCAATGCCATCACGTTGTACTATCCTTGCACTGGGGAACTGAGAAGTCATTTTATCCGTCACCATCCCAGATAGATCTGGCGCACCGATTAGTCGACAGCGGGGCCAGCATAATTCTCGGACATCATCCCCACGTAATACAGGGAATCGAAGAGTACAAAGGAGCTTTGATCGCCTATTCATTGGGTAATTTTCAGTTTCTGCTGAACCCTGCCGATCTTCCTCCCCACAAAGACCGAAGGACAAATCGGTCGATCATTCTCCAAATATCTCTCTCCGAGAATACTGTCGACTCATACGAGACAATCCCGGTGATAATCGACGACGACTTTGTGCCGCGTGAGTGCAGTTCCGAGGAGGGGGAAGAAATGCTCTCATTCATTGCCGGCGTGTCGACACTTGTGGTGGATGGGCGCGTTAAGAGTCTGCCATGGTACGGGTATATCGCGGAGATTTATCTGTCGGAGAATTGGCGCTCCTTTATGATTCGGATAAAAAGATACGGCGTATGGCACCTGTGTAAATTTATCGTATGGCTGATAACGCCGTTCGTGCTGAAGTGTTATGCTGGATGGCTATGGCGAAAACTTTCGGGTCAACGATCCGCGCTGGAGCCATCATGAGATTTATCAAGTCAGCCGGTACCACCTTGGCTTTTAAGATCATCGCGATGTCATTTGGCCTGGGCATCTCCGTTCTGATTGGGCGGGCGATGGGTCCCGAAGGCCGCGGTGTCTACGGATTGGTAATGACCGTCATAATGATATCCTCGGTTTTCGGAGTTTTCGGCCTCGGCGCCGCGAACGCCTATTTTATTGCAAAAGACAGAAACCACGCGAGAGTTATTGGCTGGCAGTCACTGTTTGTTGGAATCGCCGGAGCCGCAGTTTCCACTGTTGCCGTGCTTTTTGTGCGCCATTTGGCCCCCGCAGTCCTTAAGGGACTCGAAGGACCGGTGCTTGTAATTACGCTTTTAATGGTCCCGCTTTTCTTGTGGGGAAATCTGTATGCGCGCGCATACCTCGGACTCGGCAGGGTCGTCGCCTTCAATACTTTCGAGACATTCGGCCGCGGCATATTCTTCGGAGCGGCCGCTGTCGTCATACTCTTTATGAACAGGGATATGACATTCTACCTGGCTTCCGTACTCGCCTGTCTGTCTCTTCTGACGCTGGGTTATATCATCAGGTATTTTCAAATTTCACCCTCCGGCAAAACGAAGGCGCGGGAATTCTTCACGCTCTCTATCTCCTACGGAGTGCGTCCGTGGATAGCTGCCGTTTTCACATGGATTACAATCCGCTCCGGAATTTTCTTCGTCAACTATTTCAAGGGGACCGCCGAGGCGGGTCTGTTCTCAGTCGCGCAGCAGATCTCGGAACTGCTGATAATAGTCCCGTCGGTCGTTGGCGCAATTCTCTTTCCGCGAGTAGCCTCGGGCGACAGCAAGGATCTCACGGCCAAAGTGCTTCGCACCATGAACGCCGTTTTCCTGCCGCTCTTTTTGCTGCTGGCTTTTCTGGCCGAACCTATTATCACGCTTTTGTTCGGGGCCGAATTTCTGCCGTCGGCCGTCGCGCTCAGGATAATCTTGCCGGGTGCGTACCTGCTCGGACTCGAAGTGATCATCGCCGGAGATATCGCCGGACGCGGTTATCCGTGGCCGGTCGCTCTGATCTGGATACCGGTCTTCGCGATAAATGCCATCGGTTATATGATACTGGTACCGCGTTACGGTATCGATGGCGCCGCTCTGGCCACCAGCATTTCTTATGCTCTGATTTTTGTCTACATGACTTTTCAACTGCGTAAGATGACATCTTTTACATTATCGCAACTTTTCATCCCCAGACTTGCCGATTTAAGGGCGCTTCTGTCAAGTTCCAGATTCGGCTCTGGCGGTCAGGCCCAGTCGAATGCGGCCGCCGATGATACCGTCGAACGTGGAGCCGGTCTCTGACCGCAAAAAACGTACAAAATCCGGTAACTAACCCTTATTAACCCTTTTTGGGATAATGTTTTGCCACGGTTCGTCAGCGGCCGGTAACGGCAATTTTTTCCGAAAATTCAGAAGATTTTTCCCCCTCCATTAATATAACCTCGCTTTCCGGGACAAAGTCACACTCTTATGTCGTTGACAGACAGACACTTCCGGTCTGGGCGGGACTCCGGCACGGCTTTTGTATATAGGCTCTGCGAAATGATGTAGCAAAGGATTGCTAAGGAAAACAAAAGCAGCAAAGGAGTGCTCAAATGGCCAGAGTTAAAATCCCCAAAAGCAGCAAAAAATCGCGGTTTTTCTCTTTGTCGCGAAGTGGCGATGCTCTCGTAGCAACTCTCACCAGCCCTCGCAAGGTGGTGGAGAGTCTCAAGAAAAACGCACGCAGCAGAGACAAGGTCTTCACAGTCAACAGCAATTGATCAGCCGATGAAACCCTGGGTGTACACGATAAAGATCAGGCAGAAGCTGCGAGGTCTTGGTCGAAAGTACCGCCGCCCGGTTCGCGTGCTCTCGTTATCAGATTTCTTCAAGCAGTGTTGGGAGGGTGCTTTGCCGGACAGCCGGTATTTTTCCGCGCGAAGGCGACCATTTTTCTTTTTCGATCCTTCGCAAAGCGGCAGTTATATCAAGGCTATCGAACGGTATTTCCCCGGTTCAATATCGACAACTCTCGAGCGTGCCGATAGAGCCGTGAGGCACCGTTTTGATCTGCTCGGTTCCGGTGAGACTTTCCTCGGCGACGAAATCGACTGGCACGTCGACTTCAAATCGGCCAAACGGTGGCCGTGTGTTCCTCACACAAAAATACGAATCGTTAATCTCGATGATGACGCTGATGTGAAAGTTCCGTGGGAACTATCACGTCTTCAGCATTTCACCGATCTCGGCCGGGCCTACTGGATGACATCCGATCAGATTTATCGCGATGAATTTTTGGCGCAACTGATGAGCTGGGAGAAAAGCAATCCCGTCGATCACGGCGTCAATTGGACCTGCTCGATGGAAATCGCTATAAGAGCGATAAACATCCTCTGGGGAATGTACTTCTTCTCGCGAGACGATGACCTGAACACCGATATGATCCGCCGGGTGATTCGTTTGCTCTACTACCACGGGCTGCACATCGAGAAAAATCTCGAAATTACCGGCCGCGGCTCCAACACCAACCACCTGGTCTCGAATTATCTGGGGTTGTTTTATCTGGGGCTGATGCTGCCGAGGTTGGATCGCGCTTCAGACTGGCTCGATCTGGCGCGCAAGGGTTTGGAGGAAGAGATTCAACTGGAGGTTTTCGAGGATGGAGCTGATTACGAATGCTCTACTTCGTATCACCGTCTGGTTCTGGACATGTTTCTCTCGGCCTACGTGCTCGGCAACAAGAATGGTGTCACGTTCTCCGATACCTACCAAAGCCGGCTGAACAAGATGATAGACTTTTCGACTGCGATTACGGCGCCCTCGGGAAAAACGCCGCTGGTCGGCGATAACGATGACGGTTTCGTGGTAAAGCTGTCCAACGATGATCCATCGTGTCATCACCATCTTATCGATGTCGGCTTGGCCACTTTTGAACGCAAGACTCCAGGGGACTTTCCGGTTACCGAAGAACGGCTGTGGTATCTCGGCCCGCAGTCGCTGGAACGAAAGACCACCGATATCGTGATGTCATCGAAATGCTTCAGCAAAAGCGGCTATGCGATTATTCGCAATGAGCATTTCCACCTGATGTTCAGTGCTGCCAAAGTTACCGATCGGTGTATCGCCGGTCACAAGCACAACGACAACCTGTCGTTTACTCTCGAGATAGACAACATTCCATATTTGATAGATCCCGGAACAAGTTGTTACACTTCCGACTTTGAGGCGCGCAATTCGTCTCGTTCAACTGGGGCGCACAATACCGTTGGGGTCGACGAGCAGGAGCAGAGCCGGTTTTACGAGCGACGGCTGTTCCACATGTTTAACGACGCTAAAGCGAAGGTCGATCTGTGGATAAACGGCAAAACGCTGGCTGTTGTCAGCGCCACTCACGAGGGTTACACTCGTCTTGACAATCCGGTTACGCACCGCCGGACTATCTGGGCGTTTCTGGATATCCGCTCGGTATCCATACTCGATGAATTTTATGGCAAGGAAGGCTGCGAACACACCTTTAGCGCCAATTATCTCACTCCGATTACCGATATCCGCGTTCTCGATAATTCTATCACCCGGCTGAGCCGAGGCGACGACCGAATGCTTAATATCGGGTTCATGAGTGAGATCGATGGGGAGCTGTCGGTTGAGTCGGCGCACTACTATCCGCGCTATGGAGTCAAGGCTCCCGCGCGGCTGATACGCTCGCAGTACAAGGCCTGTCTGCCTTTCAGGATCCTGACTCTTATCTCGGATCAGGATACTCCTGTAGGTTGGTGGGACAAATTGTCCGACAGCGACAGAAGATTAAAAATGCAAATAGAAAATACTGAATTCGAAGTCAATAGATGAAGGAAATAGTTGATATGGATAGAATGACGCTTAAGAAAATATCCGGCGAGGCGCCGTCACCGTTCTGGGATTCGTTTGTCCTGCCGCTTTTGCGGTACCGGCAAATGACCTACACTGTTGTCGGAGTAACGGTCGCGGTGGCTCTCTTGTATTGCCTGATTATTCCAAATCAATACACGTCAACGGCAACTATTCTTCCGACCTCCGCAAACGACCAGCTTTCCGAGCTCAAGGACCTTGCTGCCGGCTCACTCGGTGAGCTGGGTTTGGGTTCGATGATGCAGGCTCAGGAGAACTCCTCGGCGCTTTACCCGAGAGTCCTGACAAGCCGCTTGATATCGGAAAACGTTCTGCGCCGCAGTTACGAATTCACCGATGGCGACGAAGAGATTTCGATGACGCTGGAGGATTATGTCGACGCCGGAAATATCGATCGCAACATAACCGCTCTCTCCGGTCTGGTTGGCATCGATGTCGACCGTCGCACCGGTGTGATATCGCTGTCCGTGACCACCGAATACCCAAAGTTGTCGGCCGCGGTCGTTCATGCTTATCTCGATGAACTGGAAGACTACAACATAAATTACCGTCAGTCCAAAGCCCGTGACAACGAGCAGTTCGTGGCGACGCGTTTGGACGAGGTCAAAACTGAGCTTAAACAGGCCGAGGAAACGCTGAGCGCTTTCCAGTATAAGAATATGAATTATATGAATGCCTCTGATCCGCAGCTTCAGCAGGAATTGGCGCGTCTTCAGCGCGATGTTACTGTCAAGGAAGGTGTCTTTTTGGCGCTTACCAAGAAGCACGAACTGGCAAAAGTCGAGGCCGCTAAAGATGTACCTATTGTCCAGGTGCTCGA harbors:
- a CDS encoding CapA family protein — protein: MNSLKLLSVGDILLQTRNDRHPFERVAPLLADKDVLLGNLEVALTGSALAAEKSVPLVGHPEHVKYLREAGFDILSVANNHILDAGVEGFNDTLATLADNGIRIIGGANRKFPQSDCTLDSNGIRLGFLAYYIHGRTVESSGIVINRLEERAAVADIRRLKQQCHHVVLSLHWGTEKSFYPSPSQIDLAHRLVDSGASIILGHHPHVIQGIEEYKGALIAYSLGNFQFLLNPADLPPHKDRRTNRSIILQISLSENTVDSYETIPVIIDDDFVPRECSSEEGEEMLSFIAGVSTLVVDGRVKSLPWYGYIAEIYLSENWRSFMIRIKRYGVWHLCKFIVWLITPFVLKCYAGWLWRKLSGQRSALEPS
- a CDS encoding polysaccharide biosynthesis C-terminal domain-containing protein, with translation MRFIKSAGTTLAFKIIAMSFGLGISVLIGRAMGPEGRGVYGLVMTVIMISSVFGVFGLGAANAYFIAKDRNHARVIGWQSLFVGIAGAAVSTVAVLFVRHLAPAVLKGLEGPVLVITLLMVPLFLWGNLYARAYLGLGRVVAFNTFETFGRGIFFGAAAVVILFMNRDMTFYLASVLACLSLLTLGYIIRYFQISPSGKTKAREFFTLSISYGVRPWIAAVFTWITIRSGIFFVNYFKGTAEAGLFSVAQQISELLIIVPSVVGAILFPRVASGDSKDLTAKVLRTMNAVFLPLFLLLAFLAEPIITLLFGAEFLPSAVALRIILPGAYLLGLEVIIAGDIAGRGYPWPVALIWIPVFAINAIGYMILVPRYGIDGAALATSISYALIFVYMTFQLRKMTSFTLSQLFIPRLADLRALLSSSRFGSGGQAQSNAAADDTVERGAGL
- a CDS encoding alginate lyase family protein, translated to MKPWVYTIKIRQKLRGLGRKYRRPVRVLSLSDFFKQCWEGALPDSRYFSARRRPFFFFDPSQSGSYIKAIERYFPGSISTTLERADRAVRHRFDLLGSGETFLGDEIDWHVDFKSAKRWPCVPHTKIRIVNLDDDADVKVPWELSRLQHFTDLGRAYWMTSDQIYRDEFLAQLMSWEKSNPVDHGVNWTCSMEIAIRAINILWGMYFFSRDDDLNTDMIRRVIRLLYYHGLHIEKNLEITGRGSNTNHLVSNYLGLFYLGLMLPRLDRASDWLDLARKGLEEEIQLEVFEDGADYECSTSYHRLVLDMFLSAYVLGNKNGVTFSDTYQSRLNKMIDFSTAITAPSGKTPLVGDNDDGFVVKLSNDDPSCHHHLIDVGLATFERKTPGDFPVTEERLWYLGPQSLERKTTDIVMSSKCFSKSGYAIIRNEHFHLMFSAAKVTDRCIAGHKHNDNLSFTLEIDNIPYLIDPGTSCYTSDFEARNSSRSTGAHNTVGVDEQEQSRFYERRLFHMFNDAKAKVDLWINGKTLAVVSATHEGYTRLDNPVTHRRTIWAFLDIRSVSILDEFYGKEGCEHTFSANYLTPITDIRVLDNSITRLSRGDDRMLNIGFMSEIDGELSVESAHYYPRYGVKAPARLIRSQYKACLPFRILTLISDQDTPVGWWDKLSDSDRRLKMQIENTEFEVNR
- a CDS encoding GNVR domain-containing protein, with the protein product MKEIVDMDRMTLKKISGEAPSPFWDSFVLPLLRYRQMTYTVVGVTVAVALLYCLIIPNQYTSTATILPTSANDQLSELKDLAAGSLGELGLGSMMQAQENSSALYPRVLTSRLISENVLRRSYEFTDGDEEISMTLEDYVDAGNIDRNITALSGLVGIDVDRRTGVISLSVTTEYPKLSAAVVHAYLDELEDYNINYRQSKARDNEQFVATRLDEVKTELKQAEETLSAFQYKNMNYMNASDPQLQQELARLQRDVTVKEGVFLALTKKHELAKVEAAKDVPIVQVLDRGSVPLVKSSPRRSLYMMGALFGSLFFSILLSLWLDLSAKRRFRASLERVITAPELKMNRLESKLVSRASRLADVLDRSGETLNKN